The Sphingopyxis sp. YR583 DNA segment CGACATCCAACCGATTTCGACGTCGAGCAGCATGTCGTTGCATCGCGCCCCCGTCAGACCATTTTCGAGCGGAGCCAGCGGGGCTGCCCGTTCGGGGTAGGGCGCCTTCGGGAAGGGCAGTGCGCCAAGGTTGGCGGCCGCCCCCGCCGAGCCCGTTTCGTCCCAGGTCAGCGGGTTGACGCAAATCGCCGGCGCGGTGCTTTTGACCCGTCGGCCCTGCCACCAGAAATCGACGCTCTTCGTCAGCATCGACGCCGCGTCGCGGCCTTTCTCGCTGGCGTTCCACGAGATCACACAGCCCGTCTGGCGCGCGCTGGCGCAGGTCGGCAGGCCGAGCGACGCGAAACTCGCGGGCGTGTAGGCGCCGATCGTATAGGCCGCGACCAGCCGGTCCTGCAGCGGGGTGCCGATCACCGCCTCCTGCAACAGACGAACCGCGTGCCCCGTCCCCTGGCTGTGCGACGCGATGATGAAGGGCCGGCCCTTGTTGTGGTGCTCGACATAATATCGAAACGCGCGCGCTACATCCGAATAGGCAAGCGCAACCGCGTCTCCGTCGCCGAGCCCACGCAGCGATGCCTGCCGGTAATGCGGCGCATAGAGCGCACAGCAGCCGTTGAAGGCCGAAAGCTGCGCGAGCAGCACCGGGCCGTTATACGCGCCGTCGACATCGTAGGGCGCATTCCAGACGTCGTTCTTCAGATACATGGTCGGATGGATGAAAAAGACGTCGGCGGGCGCCCCGGCCTCATCGATCGCCTTGAAGCCCGGCGGCACCGACCGCTCCGGACCGTTGCGGCCGGGAAAGGCGAACCACGCCGCCTGCTGCGCATAGTCGGGCGCGGGCGGCGCCTTCGTCTCCGCGAAGGGCTTTTCGGGTTCGCGCGAACTTTCGATCAGGCTTTGGGCGACCGAACATTGCGACAGCAGCGCGAGCAGCACGACGATCGTGATCGCGATCTTCCAGCGTTTGCGGATTCGGCCGCTTTTGCCGCGCAGCCAGTTCGGCGCCGCCGCTGCGCTCACTGCCCGGCCTCGCGCGCCGCGCGGCGCGCTTCGCACGTCGCGATGAAGCCCGCCGCCATAAAGCGCGCCATACGCTCCCTGACCGCCTCGAAATCGTCGGACTTGCAGAGCCCGCCCGACAGCTTGTCGATACGCCCGGTACGGCCGAGCGTGAGCATCAGGCCGGCCGAGACGAAATGATAGCCCCAGAACAGGTCTTCGCGCGGACAGTCGGGCATCGCCTGCTGGAGTATCCCGATCAGCCGCAGCACGACCGCATCGAAATGCGTGTCCATCAGTTCGGCGCCCCATTCGGCGGTGTTGCTCATCTGCGCGCCGAGCTGGCCATAATGGCGCCAGCCGATGCCGCCCTCGCCATGCGTTTCGAGGTCGGTGTCGAGATAGGCACGCAATGCGCCCTCGACCGTCGGCCGCCCCTCGACTGCGCGCTCATAGGCGTCGAGCGCCTTCATCCGGCGTTCGATCGTCACCGGCGCGCGGCGCGCGATGACCGCGTCGAACAGCTCCTTCTTGTCCTTGAAATAATAGTGAAGCAGCGACTGGTGGACACCGACCTGCGCCGCGACCTCCTTCAGCGTCACGCCGTACAGGCCGCGCTTCGAGAACAGCTCCTCGGCGGCGTCGTAAATCTGTTCCATCGTCGCCGCGCGCTGGTCGGCCTTGGTCGGCTTCCTGCTACGCTTCACCTGCTTTTCCGGCTTGGTCATTTCATTCCCTTGGCCCCGCGGGACAAGCCCTCTGGAACGTCGCATTGTCAGTGTTTCAGCCATGTTCGGCCCTCAATCGCTTTTTGTCGATTTTTCCGGTCAGCGCCAGCGGCATCGCCGCCAGCCTCACGATCGCATCGGGCAGCCACCAGTTGGCCACGCGGCCGCGCAGCGCACCGAGCAACGCCTCGTCGCTGACCTCCGCCCCGGCGCGCGGCTCGACGATCAGCACCGGCCGCTCGCCCCATTTTTCATGCGCGCGGCCGACGACCGCCGCCAGCGCCACCTCGGGCAATCCGCCGACGATCGCCTCGATTTCGGCGGGGTTGATCCATTCGCCCCCCGACTTGATCAGGTCCTTGGCGCGGCCGGTGATGCTGAGGTTGCCGTCGGCGTCTATCGTCGCAAGATCGCCCGTATCAAACCAGCCGCCCGCGTCGGTCGCCTTCTCCGTCTGACCGAAATAGCGCTCGACGACGCTGCCGCCCTTCACGCGCAATCGCCCCTCGCCACCGCGCTGGTCGGCCAACGCCACACCCTTTTCGTCGGTGAGCAGCAGGTCGACGCCCATCGGCGGACGCCCCGACTTCACGGCGACGCGGGTTTTCGCAGTCGCCGGCGTCATCGCGCCCAGCGGCGACAATTCGGTCATCCCCCAGCTCGTCTGTACGGTGACGCCCAGTCTCTGTTCGAGGCGGTCCATCAGCGCCTGCGGGACGGCCGAACCGCCCAGCAAAAGCCGCTTCAGCGACGGCAGTTCGCCGCCGGCCGCGTCGAGATGGTCGACCAGCCCCAGCCACACCGTCGCAACGCCCGCGGCGACCGTGACTCCCTCGTCCGCAATCAATCGCGCAAGGCTGGCGCCGTCCTGATCGCGGCCTGGGAGCACCATCTTCGCGCCCACCGCAGGCGCCGCGAAGGGAAAGCCCCAGCCATTGGCATGGAACATCGGCACCGCGACCAGCACGACATCCTCGCACGTCAGCCCCATCACGTCGGCCTGCAGCAGATGCGCGGTGTGAAGATAGTTCGAACGGTGGGTGTAGGTTACGCCCTTGGGATCGCCGGTCGTCCCCGAGGTGAAGCAGAGGCCCGCCGGCATATTTTCGTCGAAAGCGCCCCATTCGGCAGGCGCGCCATGCACCGCGAGCAGTTGGTCCAGATGCCATAGCCGCGCGCCGCGGACATCGGGCACCGCATCGCTCGCAGGTCCATCGTCCAACAGCACGACATGGCCAATCGTCGGACACAGCGCGACCAGCGCCTCGACCAGCGGCGCAAGCCCGCTGCTCGCCCCCAGAACGCGCACCTCCGCCTGACGCACCATCTTCGCCAGATGGTCGGCGGTCAGCCGCGGATTGAGCGTGTGACACGCGACGCCCACCCCCATTGCCGCATACCAGCATTCCATATGCGCCTGGGTATTCCACGCCAGCGTCGCAAGATGCTCACCCGGATGCAGACCAAGCGCCAGCAGCGCCCCAGAGAGGCGGTTGCTACGCGCCGACAAGGCGGCATAGCTGGTGCGCGCGGACGCAGTGCCCGTCACGACCTCGCGACCGCCGTGCCATTTCGCGGCGTGCGAAAGGAATTTGTCGAGCGTCAGCGCATAGGGTTGCGGATTACCGGGGTTCACGGGGCATTTCTCTTCGTCGGACAGGGAGTGGCGGGGATGGCGCCGGCAGCGATGCCGATATTCGCCATCCACATCTGGTTGGCGGCGCGGCGACGGCAGACGACCTCTTCGTGCAGCGCATAGCTTCCCGGCAGGACGTCGGCCGCGGCGGCCGGCTGGCCGCGTAAGGCGATATAACCACGCTCGGCACCATAGGCGGGCCATTCGGCCGCGCCCTTCACCGCCGGCTTGCCGGTTTTCGCAAAACTGGTCCAATAGCCCAGCAACGCGTCGGACAGCGCGGTTTCGGCCGCGTTCACCGGCGCGCGGGGCCACGCCTTCGGCAGGACGGCGTCGGCGCCGACCTGACCGAAGATGTACGGGATCTCCATGGCGTGAAACGCCGGGATCTTCAGCGAGTCGGCGGCGGGATAGCTGTGATCCCAATAATAGAGGAAAGCGGGCGCGCCGGCCGCGGCCTGTTTCTCGGCCATGCGCTGCGCGGTCCAGCCGTAGATGCCATCGCGCGTCGCGGCGAGGACGCTCTCCTCAAGGTCCGACGCCGGATAGAGCTTCAGGAAATCGTCCGCGAGCGCGCCGTAGTTGGCGCGGATAGCAGCTTCATAGGTGGCCGCGTCGGCGGGAACCGGCGGCGCAAGGCGGCGCAGCGTGCGGATCTCGCCCGCATTGAAGCCCACGATCAGCGGCACTTTCGCCTGCTCGCCGGCATCGAAGCTGTCGACCACCTGCTTTTCGAGCACCCAGCCGTCGATCACGGGTTGCGGGAAGAAGCCGATCTTCGGCCCCGCCGCGTTCAGCGTTTCGGCATCGATCGCGCGGAGTGCCGCCACGTCGGGGGCCTTCAGCATCGCCGCGGCGATCGTGCCGATCTGTTCGC contains these protein-coding regions:
- a CDS encoding DUF3089 domain-containing protein, translating into MSAAAAPNWLRGKSGRIRKRWKIAITIVVLLALLSQCSVAQSLIESSREPEKPFAETKAPPAPDYAQQAAWFAFPGRNGPERSVPPGFKAIDEAGAPADVFFIHPTMYLKNDVWNAPYDVDGAYNGPVLLAQLSAFNGCCALYAPHYRQASLRGLGDGDAVALAYSDVARAFRYYVEHHNKGRPFIIASHSQGTGHAVRLLQEAVIGTPLQDRLVAAYTIGAYTPASFASLGLPTCASARQTGCVISWNASEKGRDAASMLTKSVDFWWQGRRVKSTAPAICVNPLTWDETGSAGAAANLGALPFPKAPYPERAAPLAPLENGLTGARCNDMLLDVEIGWMSPFRDSLSWFYGSYHRNDYGLFYANIRTNAVDRVANWKARHPG
- a CDS encoding TetR/AcrR family transcriptional regulator, producing MTKPEKQVKRSRKPTKADQRAATMEQIYDAAEELFSKRGLYGVTLKEVAAQVGVHQSLLHYYFKDKKELFDAVIARRAPVTIERRMKALDAYERAVEGRPTVEGALRAYLDTDLETHGEGGIGWRHYGQLGAQMSNTAEWGAELMDTHFDAVVLRLIGILQQAMPDCPREDLFWGYHFVSAGLMLTLGRTGRIDKLSGGLCKSDDFEAVRERMARFMAAGFIATCEARRAAREAGQ
- a CDS encoding AMP-binding protein; the encoded protein is MNPGNPQPYALTLDKFLSHAAKWHGGREVVTGTASARTSYAALSARSNRLSGALLALGLHPGEHLATLAWNTQAHMECWYAAMGVGVACHTLNPRLTADHLAKMVRQAEVRVLGASSGLAPLVEALVALCPTIGHVVLLDDGPASDAVPDVRGARLWHLDQLLAVHGAPAEWGAFDENMPAGLCFTSGTTGDPKGVTYTHRSNYLHTAHLLQADVMGLTCEDVVLVAVPMFHANGWGFPFAAPAVGAKMVLPGRDQDGASLARLIADEGVTVAAGVATVWLGLVDHLDAAGGELPSLKRLLLGGSAVPQALMDRLEQRLGVTVQTSWGMTELSPLGAMTPATAKTRVAVKSGRPPMGVDLLLTDEKGVALADQRGGEGRLRVKGGSVVERYFGQTEKATDAGGWFDTGDLATIDADGNLSITGRAKDLIKSGGEWINPAEIEAIVGGLPEVALAAVVGRAHEKWGERPVLIVEPRAGAEVSDEALLGALRGRVANWWLPDAIVRLAAMPLALTGKIDKKRLRAEHG
- a CDS encoding carboxylesterase/lipase family protein, with protein sequence MSPLKLFTLIAAAAALPIAAQAQTVAVAQGKLTGETLADGTRVFRGIPYAEAPVGGLRWRPPVAAGAWKGTRDATKFGPTCMQITAGPGTDSVYAEPIPAMSEDCLALNVWTPKGAKKAPVMVWIHGGGLAGGSASSAFYDARHIAAQGDVVVVTINYRLGLFGFLSHPGLSAESPHGSSGNYGLLDQIEALKWVQTNAAAFGGDPDNVTIFGESAGGLSVMDLMASPLARGLFAKAIAQSAYMVINPGLKAGAYGAPSGEQIGTIAAAMLKAPDVAALRAIDAETLNAAGPKIGFFPQPVIDGWVLEKQVVDSFDAGEQAKVPLIVGFNAGEIRTLRRLAPPVPADAATYEAAIRANYGALADDFLKLYPASDLEESVLAATRDGIYGWTAQRMAEKQAAAGAPAFLYYWDHSYPAADSLKIPAFHAMEIPYIFGQVGADAVLPKAWPRAPVNAAETALSDALLGYWTSFAKTGKPAVKGAAEWPAYGAERGYIALRGQPAAAADVLPGSYALHEEVVCRRRAANQMWMANIGIAAGAIPATPCPTKRNAP